From a region of the Toxotes jaculatrix isolate fToxJac2 chromosome 7, fToxJac2.pri, whole genome shotgun sequence genome:
- the ube2d4 gene encoding ubiquitin-conjugating enzyme E2 D4 isoform X2: MGPSDSPYQSGVFFLTIHFPTDYPFKPPKVAFTTKIYHPNINSNGSICLDILRSQWSPALTVSKVLLSICSLLCDPNPDDPLVPEIAHTYKADREKYNKLAREWTQKYAM, encoded by the exons ATGGGTCCG AGTGACAGCCCATATCAGAGTGGAGTGTTTTTCCTCACCATTCACTTCCCAACAGATTACCCCTTCAAACCACCCAAA GTTGCGTTCACAACAAAAATTTACCACCCTAATATCAACAGCAATGGAAGTATTTGTCTGGATATACTGAGATCACAATGGTCACCTGCACTTACAGTATCAAAAG TATTATTGTCAATCTGCTCTCTTCTTTGCGATCCAAACCCGGATGACCCACTGGTACCAGAGATTGCCCATACATACAAGGCTGACAgggaaaa GTACAACAAATTAGCAAGAGAATGGACGCAGAAGTATGCAATGTGA
- the ube2d4 gene encoding ubiquitin-conjugating enzyme E2 D4 isoform X1: MALKRIQKELSDLQRDPPAQCSAGPVGEDLFHWQATIMGPSDSPYQSGVFFLTIHFPTDYPFKPPKVAFTTKIYHPNINSNGSICLDILRSQWSPALTVSKVLLSICSLLCDPNPDDPLVPEIAHTYKADREKYNKLAREWTQKYAM, from the exons ATGGCGTTGAAAAGAATTCAGAAG gAACTATCAGACCTGCAGAGGGACCCACCTGCTCAGTGCTCTGCTGGGCCAGTTGGAGAGGATT tgtttCATTGGCAGGCAACAATAATGGGTCCG AGTGACAGCCCATATCAGAGTGGAGTGTTTTTCCTCACCATTCACTTCCCAACAGATTACCCCTTCAAACCACCCAAA GTTGCGTTCACAACAAAAATTTACCACCCTAATATCAACAGCAATGGAAGTATTTGTCTGGATATACTGAGATCACAATGGTCACCTGCACTTACAGTATCAAAAG TATTATTGTCAATCTGCTCTCTTCTTTGCGATCCAAACCCGGATGACCCACTGGTACCAGAGATTGCCCATACATACAAGGCTGACAgggaaaa GTACAACAAATTAGCAAGAGAATGGACGCAGAAGTATGCAATGTGA